The DNA region ACTGGCAAGTGTCGATGATGGTCAGATCCGGGTCGAGGGCgggctgatgatggtgacagaACTGGCGTTGCTCACGGATATATCAGAAGTCTGGTAGAGATAAATGCAAGAGGAGTAATATTCACTCGGGAGATAAGTACCCACAAATTTGAAAACTCTTCCTCTGTTGATTCACATTTATTCACTTATACGGAAGAAGCAACTATCAGACCCATGTGCGCTTTCGATGATGTCAATCGGCGGTCCAAGTAAACACAGATTAACGGCCGAAAGTACGGAGCAACCGATAGAGGATATCGACAGTAGATAGGCACTTAGGAAGGTGTGTTGATATTTAAACGAGGCTTTAGTAGCAACCTGGTCCAGTAGACGAAGAGAAAGGCAACCGCCCTATCGTTCAATTAAAACAGCTATGTCCAAAAAGCCCATATATAAACCCCGTGTCAATTTGCTCAACTAGTCGTGGCAAATCCCCTTCTcattcctcctcgtcatatTTTACATGACCCCCGTCATAAAACGTTATACAAATATCGAAACCTcgagaacaagaaaaaaaaagaaagaaaaagaatcaCCCAATAACATCCCTCGTCGAAACTGTCGTAAATATGTTCACGAAAAGCAAAAGTCCAAAAGTCCAAACAGTCATGGGCCTATCAAAGTCGtcatttctttttcctccctTGCTCCTGGCttgtgatgaggaagataaATTCTTCCTGTGTGAAAATAAAAGGAGAAATGGTAAAGGTGATTAAAAGTTTTAGAGAAAAGACGTTTAGTGTGAAATAGGAAAGGCGGCCGAAGTCGAAGTGAAATATTTCGAGGGAATTAAGAGGGTGTATGTAATCAAGGCCGTtgctgtgatggtggtgacagaATAGTGGTATAGAGGTCTGTGGTCGGTAGCGGTATAGGTCAGTGGTAGATGACGATACATGGTGAAGAACATGTCGGTGAAGCATAAATTGGTGAAAGGGTTTTGGTGAAGTCGGTATATAGATGGTACACCGTACAAGTGAGCTCAGTTCTACCAGCTCGACAGGTCGTCCACCTCACGGGCAGCATCGACGCCCTCCATCCCATAGTCCATCCACGATGACTGGCCTCTCACGCTGAGAAGCGCGGGATCAATCATGGTGTCTGACATGTCCTGGTTGTTTCTGTTGTAGTAATAACCGGACCATTCGGGAGCTGGCTGCTGGTTTACCGTGAGAGCTGGAACCCCCAATGGGTATCCACCTTCCAGTTGAGGGGAGTTATCAAACGCCCTGCCGACACCAATAAGTGTAGAATCCTGGGTATAGCCTTGATCGTTTACATTCTGGCTGAAAGCAGAAGTACCAGAATAAGCAGCTAAATCAAACTCTGCAGACCTGTCGGCCAAGCTCTCAGGAACCTGAGGCGAACCGGGAGAAGGATTGGGGTGGGATGGCGACGGAGGTACCGAGTTGGCACTGCATCGACACAGCTCGGACACAGGAAGACAGAGAGCCTCAGGGAGACCCCTCGGTGCCGGCGAAGTGGATTCAGAGTACGGCTTAGAACCCAACCTGACAGCCCAGAGCACCAACAGCTCACTATCGGGCACATGCCTGGTCTCCAgcatcttcctcaacacgATTGATGTGTGCGGCTGCCACTTCAAGTCTTTGCCCTTGGGGTGTCGATTCTTCCAGCCATCATAGATACCCGCTTGCCGCATGAGATTCCGGAAGCAGGTTGAGTGGGACCAGGTCTGGTTGGGGTGATTGGCCTCGACGTGGTTGGCGACGTGATGAAAGTAATCAGTAGCTGTCTCGGCAGGGTCGGCGGCGTCAGGTGTTTCGAAGACATGCTTGCAGTTGGTAAAGCCACAGGCGAAGACAACTCGGGGGCAGAGTGTGGTCATGATGCATTCCGAAGACCGGTGGAGGTTGCCGTGACTGGGATCCTTTAGGTGCGCTTTCATCCCCGGAAGACAGTCATATGTCTTGCCGCAGTCAGGCTTCGGGCAGGTCCACTGTGCATTGGTGTTATGATAATTTCGCATATGGCGTTTAAGATCATTCTTCCGGCGACAGGCCGTGTATGCCCCAACTTCAGAGCAGAGGGGGCACTGGAGACAGTCATCTTTGCTAGCCACGGTTGCTGGTGACGAGGCACGCGGGCGACCTGTGGTGGCACCGAGAGAACGTCGTCCAGTGCGCCGTTTATGTGAGACAGGAGGTGATTTAAGTCTTGTAGCGGAGGATATGTTGTCATTTTCGGCAATGGTAGT from Podospora pseudocomata strain CBS 415.72m chromosome 3, whole genome shotgun sequence includes:
- a CDS encoding hypothetical protein (COG:S; EggNog:ENOG503PE42) — its product is MQSTSINLEQLLKKFPNSNFPSPYISLGPSSRLSPATTIAENDNISSATRLKSPPVSHKRRTGRRSLGATTGRPRASSPATVASKDDCLQCPLCSEVGAYTACRRKNDLKRHMRNYHNTNAQWTCPKPDCGKTYDCLPGMKAHLKDPSHGNLHRSSECIMTTLCPRVVFACGFTNCKHVFETPDAADPAETATDYFHHVANHVEANHPNQTWSHSTCFRNLMRQAGIYDGWKNRHPKGKDLKWQPHTSIVLRKMLETRHVPDSELLVLWAVRLGSKPYSESTSPAPRGLPEALCLPVSELCRCSANSVPPSPSHPNPSPGSPQVPESLADRSAEFDLAAYSGTSAFSQNVNDQGYTQDSTLIGVGRAFDNSPQLEGGYPLGVPALTVNQQPAPEWSGYYYNRNNQDMSDTMIDPALLSVRGQSSWMDYGMEGVDAAREVDDLSSW